In a genomic window of Gambusia affinis linkage group LG04, SWU_Gaff_1.0, whole genome shotgun sequence:
- the LOC122829827 gene encoding perforin-1-like, translating into MLPDSTSALLLLSVLLVHSSVLSCRVGNQSECDAARFVPGYNLVGEGYDIVTLQRKKIHVIDVNTYLNPRDSCILCSNPLQRDDFQKLPSSVVDWSASSQCNAEISSSHHTSISSLIKAYASHDTNDWTFGLELEKFLFDKFDLEGSGSKVYKFASQKIKEDRYTFSKHSVTCSHYDFILSTTPPLSVEFKHQLETLPSQCNSSTMNEYRKLIQTYGTHYFRMVNLGGQLRRVTSSRSCLSSLNGLTPSEVHCCLSMGVAVGLGKMKFSNVQKSCIGVLRNQDFATGYSSGLHQHHTEVSGGNGLLGKFSISKDNSKAYWNWLNSLKEHPDVVSYSLRPLYQLMPNKLQQEGMKAAIEQYLKDNAVKKSPGEPQCETTTPNWSSNCCPLHASRGTLSVTIVRGWNLYGDEIGKTDSFAKMYYGSIVRQTKMIESNNPEWNAEFNLGKVDTSLALKIEVWDEDWKYHDLLVKCKKYLLWGPHMFTCKSDLGNIEVQYRLTCDPYLTGDRCNLYKPSPK; encoded by the exons ATGCTGCCTGATTCAACTTCAGCTCTTCTTCTCCTGAGCGTCCTCCTTGTTCACTCCTCTGTTCTGTCCTGTCGGGTTGGGAACCAAAGCGAGTGTGATGCTGCTCGTTTTGTACCAGGCTACAACCTGGTGGGGGAAGGTTATGATATAGtcacactgcagagaaaaaaaattcatgtgATTGATGTGAACACTTACCTGAACCCCAGAGACAGCTGTATTCTCTGCTCCAACCCTCTTCAAAGAGATGACTTCcaaaaa CTTCCATCATCTGTTGTGGACTGGAGTGCCAGCAGTCAATGCAATGCTGAAATCTCCAGCAGTCATCACACCTCTATTAG CTCTTTGATTAAGGCTTACGCATCCCACGACACCAATGATTGGACG TTTGGCTTGGAActtgaaaagtttttgtttgacaAGTTCGATTTGGAAGGAAGCGGCTCCAAAGTCTACAAGTTCGCTTCACAAAAGATCAAAGAGGACCGCTACACTTTCAGCAAACACAGTGTCACCTGCAGCCATTATGA TTTTATATTGTCAACCACACCTCCCTTAAGCGTAGAGTTCAAACATCAGTTAGAGACCCTGCCAAGTCAGTGCAACTCCTCTACTATGAATGAGTATAGAAAGCTCATACAGACCTATGGTACACACTACTTTCGAATG GTTAATCTTGGAGGGCAACTGAGACGAGTGACATCTTCACGAAGCTGCTTGTCCTCCCTGAATGGATTAACCCCAAGTGAG GTCCACTGCTGTTTATCTATGGGTGTTGCTGTTGGTTTGGGCAAGATGAAATTCTCTAATGTCCAGAAGTCTTGCATTGGTGTCCTACGAAACCAGGACTTTGCCACTGGTTACAGCTCTGGTCTCCACCAACACCACACAGAGGTGTCAGGAGGAAATGGTTTGTTGGGGAAGTTTTCAATTTCCAAAGATAATTCCAAAGCCTACTGGAACTGGCTAAACAGCCTGAAAGAACATCCAGATGTTGTTTCGTACTCTCTTCGACCTCTCTATCAACTCATGCCAAACAAGCTTCAACAGGAAGGGATGAAAGCTGCTATTGAGCAGTATTTGAAGGACAATGCTGTGAAGAAATCACCCGGAGAGCCACAATGTGAGACCACCACTCCTAACTGGTCCTCTAACTGCTGCCCTCTGCACGCCTCAAGAGGAACTCTATCGGTGACCATTGTTCGAGGCTGGAATCTATATGGAGATGAAATTGGAAAGACTGACAG CTTTGCCAAGATGTACTATGGTTCCATAGTCCGCCAGACAAAAATGATTGAATCCAATAATCCTGAGTGGAACGCTGAGTTTAATTTGGGCAAG GTGGACACAAGCCTGGCTCTGAAGATTGAGGTTTGGGATGAAGACTGGAAATATCACGACCTCCTCGTAAAGTGCAAGAAGTACCTGTTGTGGGGCCCTCACATGTTCACATGCAAATCAGATTTAGGAAACATTGAGGTTCAATACAGACTGACCTGTGACCCGTATCTGACTGGAGATCGGTGCAACCTTTATAAACCATCTCCTAAGTGA
- the LOC122829826 gene encoding perforin-1-like, translating to MLPDSTSALLLLSVLLVHSSVLSCRVGTQSECDAAPFVPGYNLVGEGYDIVTLQRKKTHVIDVNTYLNPRDSCILCSNPLQKDAFQKLPSSVVDWSASSQCSAEISSSHHTSVSSLIKAYTSHDTNDWTFGLELEKFLFDKFDLEGSGSKVYKFASQKIKEDRYTFSTHSVTCSHYDFILSTTPPLSVEFKHQLESLPRYYNSSTMNEYRKLIQTYGTHYFRMVNLGGQLRRVTSSRSCLSSMNGLTPSEVHSCLSLGVAVGLGKMKFSSVQKSCIGVLQNQDSATGYSSGLHQHHTEVSGGNGWLGKFSISKDNSKAYWNWLKSLTEHPDVVSYSLRPLYQLMPNKLQQAGMKAAIEQYLEDSAVKKSPGEPQCETTTPNWSSNCCPVHASRGTLSVTIVRGWNLYGDVIGKTDGFAKMFYGSIVRQTKMIESNDPKWNAEFNLGKVDTSLALKIEVWDEDWKYHDLLVKCEKYLFRGSHTFTCTSDLGNVEVQYTLICDPYLTGERCNRYQPSPK from the exons ATGCTGCCTGATTCAACTTCAGCTCTTCTTCTCCTGAGCGTCCTCCTTGTTCACTCCTCTGTTCTGTCCTGTCGGGTTGGGACCCAAAGCGAGTGTGATGCTGCTCCATTTGTACCAGGCTACAACCTGGTGGGGGAAGGTTATGATATAGtcacactgcagagaaaaaaaactcatgtgATTGATGTGAACACTTACCTGAACCCCAGAGACAGCTGTATTCTCTGCTCCAACCCTCTTCAAAAAGATGCCTTCcaaaaa CTTCCATCATCTGTTGTGGACTGGAGTGCCAGCAGTCAATGCAGTGCTGAAATCTCCAGCAGTCATCACACCTCTGTTAG CTCTCTGATTAAGGCTTACACATCCCACGATACCAATGATTGGACG TTTGGCTTGGAActtgaaaagtttttgtttgacaAGTTCGATTTGGAAGGAAGCGGCTCCAAAGTCTACAAGTTCGCTTCACAAAAGATCAAAGAGGACCGCTACACTTTCAGCACACACAGTGTCACCTGCAGCCATTATGA TTTTATATTGTCAACCACACCTCCCTTAAGCGTAGAGTTCAAACATCAGTTAGAGTCCCTGCCAAGATACTACAACTCCTCTACTATGAATGAGTATAGAAAGCTCATACAGACCTATGGTACACACTACTTTCGAATG GTTAATCTTGGAGGGCAACTGAGACGAGTGACATCTTCACGAAGCTGCTTGTCCTCCATGAATGGATTAACCCCAAGTGAG GTCCACTCCTGTTTATCTTTGGGTGTTGCTGTTGGCTTGGGCAAGATGAAATTCTCTAGTGTCCAGAAGTCTTGCATTGGTGTCCTACAAAACCAGGACTCTGCCACTGGCTACAGCTCTGGTCTCCACCAACACCACACAGAGGTGTCAGGAGGAAATGGTTGGTTGGGGAAGTTTTCAATTTCCAAAGATAATTCCAAAGCCTACTGGAACTGGCTAAAGAGCCTGACAGAACATCCAGATGTTGTTTCGTACTCTCTTCGACCTCTTTATCAGCTCATGCCAAACAAGCTTCAACAGGCAGGAATGAAAGCTGCTATTGAGCAGTATTTGGAGGACAGTGCTGTGAAGAAATCACCCGGAGAGCCACAATGTGAGACCACCACTCCTAACTGGTCCTCTAACTGCTGCCCTGTGCACGCCTCAAGAGGAACTCTATCAGTGACCATTGTACGAGGCTGGAATCTATACGGAGATGTAATTGGAAAGACTGACGG CTTTGCCAAGATGTTCTATGGTTCCATAGTCCGCCAGACAAAAATGATTGAATCCAATGATCCTAAGTGGAACGCTGAGTTTAATTTGGGCAAG GTGGACACAAGCCTGGCTCTGAAGATTGAGGTTTGGGATGAAGACTGGAAATATCACGACCTCCTCGTAAAGTGCGAGAAGTACTTGTTCCGGGGCTCTCACACTTTCACATGCACATCAGATTTAGGAAACGTTGAGGTTCAATACACCCTGATCTGTGACCCGTATCTGACAGGAGAACGGTGCAACCGTTATCAACCATCTCCTAAGTGA